In the Fusarium oxysporum f. sp. lycopersici 4287 chromosome 9, whole genome shotgun sequence genome, one interval contains:
- a CDS encoding arf/Sar family, other translates to MLIMTPRAMEMEVTMVGLQNAGKTSLLRVLAGGEFTLDSIPTVGFNMKKVQRGHVTLKCWDIGGQPRFRTMWERYCRGVSAIVFIVDIADTPLIPQAKEELHDLMSRKSLEGIPLLILGNKSDLPDKLSVDELIDELDLKSIRGREVCCYGISAKEETNLDAVVEFLMKYATRP, encoded by the exons ATGCTGATAATGACTCCCAGGGCGATGGAAATGGAAGTGACGATGGTTGGTTTGCAAAATGCTGGAAAGACCTCGTTATTACGAGTTCTCGCT GGCGGTGAATTCACTCTCGA CTCCATCCCCACCGTTGGTTTCAACATGAAAAAGGTACAGCGCGGACATGTTACCTTGAAGTGTTGGGATATTGGCGGCCAGCCCCGGTTCCGAACCATGTGGGAAAGATATTGTCGAGGTGTGAGCGCCATCGTCTTTATCGTGGATATTGCCGATACACCACTGATTCCCCAAGCGAAGGAAGAGCTCCATGACCTCATGAGCCGCAAGTCGCTTGAGGGTATACCACTTCTCATCCTGGGGAATAAGTCCGATCTTCCGGACAAGCTTTCGGTGGATGAGTTGATTGACGAGCTAGACCTGAAGAGCATACGTGGCCGTGAGGTGTGCTGCTATGGTATCAGCGCGAAAGAAGAGACAAACCTTGACGCAGTAGTCGAGTTTCTAATGAAGTATGCCACGCGACCATAA
- a CDS encoding arf/Sar family, other: MAGLFQRVYNWLMRMFWAMEMEVTMVGLQNAGKTSLLRVLAGGEFTLDSIPTVGFNMKKVQRGHVTLKCWDIGGQPRFRTMWERYCRGVSAIVFIVDIADTPLIPQAKEELHDLMSRKSLEGIPLLILGNKSDLPDKLSVDELIDELDLKSIRGREVCCYGISAKEETNLDAVVEFLMKYATRP, from the exons ATGGCAGGGTTATTCCAAAGGGTCTACAATTGGCTCATGCGCATGTTCTG GGCGATGGAAATGGAAGTGACGATGGTTGGTTTGCAAAATGCTGGAAAGACCTCGTTATTACGAGTTCTCGCT GGCGGTGAATTCACTCTCGA CTCCATCCCCACCGTTGGTTTCAACATGAAAAAGGTACAGCGCGGACATGTTACCTTGAAGTGTTGGGATATTGGCGGCCAGCCCCGGTTCCGAACCATGTGGGAAAGATATTGTCGAGGTGTGAGCGCCATCGTCTTTATCGTGGATATTGCCGATACACCACTGATTCCCCAAGCGAAGGAAGAGCTCCATGACCTCATGAGCCGCAAGTCGCTTGAGGGTATACCACTTCTCATCCTGGGGAATAAGTCCGATCTTCCGGACAAGCTTTCGGTGGATGAGTTGATTGACGAGCTAGACCTGAAGAGCATACGTGGCCGTGAGGTGTGCTGCTATGGTATCAGCGCGAAAGAAGAGACAAACCTTGACGCAGTAGTCGAGTTTCTAATGAAGTATGCCACGCGACCATAA
- a CDS encoding arf/Sar family, other encodes MKKVQRGHVTLKCWDIGGQPRFRTMWERYCRGVSAIVFIVDIADTPLIPQAKEELHDLMSRKSLEGIPLLILGNKSDLPDKLSVDELIDELDLKSIRGREVCCYGISAKEETNLDAVVEFLMKYATRP; translated from the coding sequence ATGAAAAAGGTACAGCGCGGACATGTTACCTTGAAGTGTTGGGATATTGGCGGCCAGCCCCGGTTCCGAACCATGTGGGAAAGATATTGTCGAGGTGTGAGCGCCATCGTCTTTATCGTGGATATTGCCGATACACCACTGATTCCCCAAGCGAAGGAAGAGCTCCATGACCTCATGAGCCGCAAGTCGCTTGAGGGTATACCACTTCTCATCCTGGGGAATAAGTCCGATCTTCCGGACAAGCTTTCGGTGGATGAGTTGATTGACGAGCTAGACCTGAAGAGCATACGTGGCCGTGAGGTGTGCTGCTATGGTATCAGCGCGAAAGAAGAGACAAACCTTGACGCAGTAGTCGAGTTTCTAATGAAGTATGCCACGCGACCATAA